The following nucleotide sequence is from Halogeometricum sp. S3BR5-2.
GATCATACCACGGTCGCCACCCCGACGACATCTACATCACCGCCCCAGCCCTCGCAGAAATCCTCGATGTTTCAGACGAAACAGCCCGCCGACGTCTGAAGTACTTCGAAGACCAGGGAGTGCTTCGCGTCGCTGCCGATGCGGGAGAGAAGCGGCTGTACTACGAGATGGTCGACGACATCACCGGCGTCACTGAGGAGAACGTGCGCTCGGAAAGCACGATCGTTGACACCGCTAAGCGACTGCTCGCGGCCGCGGAGGAGCGATAACAATGAGTCACGAGACAGCACTTGAACAGGATGCCCGAGAGAAGCTGACCGCCGGCCAGAGGGTGACCGCAGTCATCCTCGAAACCGATGTTGATGACGACGGGAAGGCACTGACGAAGATTGAGAACATCAAGACGTTCGTCAGACCTGGAGAGTATGAACTAGAGTGGGGCGACACGGTCTGGATCAAGATCGTCGACGTCGGTCGGTCACATGCTGAGGCCCTCGTGCTTTCGCGGGCTACGTAGCCATCTCTCTATATGGTGCCATAGACGAGTCAAAAACAGGGATCGGAGTTCAGTCCCAGCTCGATCGATACCGTTCCCGAACCTCATCGGCCTTCGCTCGCCACCGGCGGATCGACCCGCGCGGCCGTCCCTCGAACAGTTCGGGGGCCTCCTCGACAGAAATCTCCGTGACGTAGTGCATCCTGTGAGTCTTGATGTGGATCTTCTCGCCGTCGACGTGGTCTGCACTTTCGCCTGCGCTAT
It contains:
- a CDS encoding DeoR family transcriptional regulator produces the protein MPQKNYYEAALAIAAIEMQQITPALQLEETASREPKREQETSVEACTTRRFVDEQIARKGSYHGRHPDDIYITAPALAEILDVSDETARRRLKYFEDQGVLRVAADAGEKRLYYEMVDDITGVTEENVRSESTIVDTAKRLLAAAEER